A genomic segment from Halomonas sp. TA22 encodes:
- a CDS encoding acyltransferase family protein, which produces MDEERRADGMMGMALLRQAPQLPKGQGRIEAIDLARGVAIALMILSHTVTGLLGLSLVPDWGMVPIHLVTKFSSSLFILVFGIALAVAFLPHVGSESWPRRRLKLWVRALVVLFWYKALTVIEMLPLYGPGDILDTLLYQRFAIWVEILGFYAIALLWVPLILPLWMRAPLWSRLLSIGVMTGLAWLLLEHFHFWGNPLLQALLVDHPDHYTWGQLSRAPLIFAGLLLGEAVLRCYWQPPFRRRLVLAIGGMGVTMLLGFLALSAAQLDEQWLAVARNIGKHPPELRFMLFSVGGALVILALALLGGERLARWLRPITIVGSDALKAFIFHIVVIFLILRFLLGYWQAFSYPQVLGIGGLLILATAAWIKLTAWIEARS; this is translated from the coding sequence ATGGATGAAGAGAGGCGAGCGGATGGCATGATGGGCATGGCGCTGTTAAGGCAAGCGCCACAGTTGCCCAAAGGACAGGGGCGAATCGAGGCCATTGACCTGGCACGTGGTGTCGCCATCGCACTGATGATCCTCAGCCATACCGTGACGGGGTTGCTTGGGCTGTCACTGGTGCCCGATTGGGGCATGGTGCCGATTCATCTGGTAACCAAGTTCTCCTCATCGCTGTTCATTCTGGTGTTCGGTATCGCGTTGGCGGTGGCCTTTCTGCCCCATGTGGGCAGTGAAAGCTGGCCACGCCGCCGGCTGAAGCTATGGGTAAGAGCGCTGGTGGTACTGTTCTGGTACAAGGCGCTGACGGTGATCGAGATGCTTCCCCTTTATGGTCCGGGGGATATTCTCGACACGCTGCTCTATCAGCGTTTCGCGATCTGGGTGGAAATTCTCGGCTTCTACGCCATCGCTCTGTTGTGGGTGCCCCTGATTCTGCCGCTATGGATGAGGGCGCCGCTCTGGTCACGGCTGTTGAGCATCGGCGTGATGACCGGGCTTGCCTGGCTGTTGCTTGAGCATTTCCACTTCTGGGGCAATCCGCTTTTGCAGGCACTGCTGGTCGATCATCCCGACCACTACACCTGGGGCCAGCTGAGCCGCGCGCCATTGATCTTCGCCGGCTTGCTACTTGGCGAGGCGGTATTGCGCTGCTACTGGCAGCCACCATTCAGACGTCGACTGGTGTTGGCGATTGGTGGCATGGGTGTGACGATGCTGCTGGGCTTCCTGGCACTCTCCGCTGCGCAGTTGGACGAGCAGTGGCTGGCGGTGGCGCGCAATATCGGAAAACATCCCCCGGAGCTGCGCTTCATGCTGTTCAGCGTGGGAGGCGCACTGGTGATCCTGGCTCTGGCACTGCTCGGGGGCGAGCGTCTGGCGCGTTGGTTGCGCCCCATCACGATCGTCGGCTCGGATGCCCTGAAGGCCTTCATCTTCCATATCGTGGTAATTTTCTTGATCCTGAGGTTTCTGCTCGGCTACTGGCAGGCCTTCAGCTATCCGCAGGTGCTCGGTATCGGCGGGCTACTGATTCTGGCAACGGCTGCATGGATCAAACTCACCGCCTGGATCGAAGCGCGCTCATGA
- a CDS encoding DUF1269 domain-containing protein: MQRLYFLTPDKNVTREIAHELSDMGLSKEEMHIVGKDWKPLEREGLPNATLRQTSDVAKASKRGVVLGAAMGVVLGIIIHFIMADTNIFLLAIGMGIFGGAFGLWSSAMIGVSVRDVKVSQFEKSMRRGNMLMMVDVEDEREEELKRVIRRHHPEVVIDKVRPRDRKQGLGEGE; this comes from the coding sequence ATGCAACGCCTCTACTTTCTTACGCCGGACAAAAACGTTACCAGAGAGATCGCCCACGAACTCAGCGACATGGGCCTGAGCAAGGAGGAGATGCATATCGTTGGCAAAGACTGGAAGCCGCTGGAGCGGGAGGGGCTACCCAATGCCACGCTGCGCCAGACCTCTGATGTGGCCAAAGCGTCAAAGCGAGGTGTGGTGCTCGGTGCGGCAATGGGCGTGGTGCTGGGCATCATCATCCATTTCATCATGGCCGATACCAATATCTTTCTATTGGCCATCGGGATGGGGATTTTCGGTGGGGCCTTCGGGCTCTGGTCCAGCGCAATGATTGGGGTTTCGGTGCGTGACGTGAAAGTGAGCCAGTTCGAGAAGTCCATGCGGCGGGGCAATATGCTGATGATGGTCGATGTCGAGGATGAGCGGGAGGAGGAGCTCAAGCGTGTGATTCGCCGTCACCATCCCGAGGTGGTCATCGACAAGGTCAGGCCTCGCGACAGAAAGCAGGGCCTGGGCGAGGGCGAATAA
- a CDS encoding lipopolysaccharide assembly protein LapA domain-containing protein, translating into MDKLLLTLKIVITLVVIILFVQNIGVVEANFLTWSVSLPLALLLLLVYVLGMISGKSLIALWRRLRRQSPQERR; encoded by the coding sequence ATGGACAAGCTTCTCCTGACACTCAAGATCGTGATCACCTTGGTGGTGATCATTCTGTTCGTGCAGAACATCGGCGTAGTGGAGGCCAACTTCCTGACCTGGAGCGTCTCGTTGCCGCTCGCTCTGCTGCTGTTGCTGGTCTACGTGCTGGGGATGATCAGTGGCAAGAGTCTGATTGCGCTTTGGCGGCGTCTGCGCCGGCAATCGCCGCAGGAACGCCGCTGA
- a CDS encoding ABC transporter ATP-binding protein, translating to MNRYFDAAGSLAEDGQQRQAAPAIVSVQNLSKTYASGFHALKHIDLEIRRGEIFALLGPNGAGKTTLISIICGLVNASEGQVLVDGHDIVTDYRAARSRIGLVPQELTNQAFETVQDTVSFSRGLFGKAPDPAHIERVLKSLALWDKRGNKLMTLSGGMKRRVLIAKALSHEPKILFLDEPTAGVDVELRRDMWEVVRRLRDSGVTIILTTHYIEEAEEMADRIGVISSGEIILVEEKQRLMQKLGSKQLTLHLHEPMSALPASLASYPLALSEDGSELTYTYDAARGAGNDGGITLLLGALHSAGITFKDLHTRQSSLEDIFVDLVKERS from the coding sequence ATGAACCGTTACTTCGATGCCGCCGGCTCTCTGGCCGAGGATGGACAGCAGCGCCAGGCAGCCCCCGCCATCGTCTCTGTGCAGAATCTGTCGAAAACCTACGCCTCGGGATTTCATGCACTCAAGCATATCGACCTGGAGATTCGACGTGGCGAGATATTTGCCTTGCTGGGCCCCAATGGCGCGGGCAAGACTACCCTGATCAGCATCATCTGTGGCCTGGTCAACGCAAGCGAGGGGCAGGTGCTGGTCGATGGGCATGACATCGTCACCGATTATCGGGCGGCACGCTCGCGCATCGGTCTGGTGCCGCAGGAGCTGACCAACCAGGCCTTCGAAACCGTGCAGGACACGGTCAGCTTCAGCCGCGGTCTGTTCGGCAAGGCCCCGGATCCTGCGCACATCGAGCGTGTGCTCAAGTCGCTTGCGCTATGGGACAAGCGTGGCAACAAGTTGATGACACTCTCCGGTGGCATGAAACGCCGGGTGCTGATCGCCAAGGCGCTCTCCCACGAGCCGAAGATTCTGTTCCTCGATGAGCCCACCGCAGGCGTCGATGTCGAGCTGCGTCGCGACATGTGGGAAGTGGTGAGGCGGCTGCGCGACAGCGGGGTCACGATCATCCTCACCACTCATTACATCGAGGAGGCCGAGGAGATGGCCGACCGCATCGGGGTGATCAGCAGTGGCGAGATCATCCTGGTGGAGGAGAAGCAGAGGCTGATGCAGAAGCTCGGCAGCAAGCAGCTGACACTGCACTTGCATGAACCGATGTCGGCGCTGCCTGCCTCGCTTGCGTCCTATCCGCTTGCCTTGAGCGAGGATGGTAGTGAGCTGACCTACACCTACGATGCCGCACGCGGCGCCGGCAACGATGGCGGCATCACCTTGTTGCTCGGTGCGTTGCACAGCGCAGGCATTACCTTCAAGGATCTGCATACTCGGCAAAGCTCGCTTGAGGATATCTTCGTCGACCTGGTCAAGGAGCGTTCATGA
- a CDS encoding YihY/virulence factor BrkB family protein, protein MQPIREWRLIRTRHLARFVWRVLGAFLRNRGILLAGGVGYNVMLSIVPLLALLSVLLTHVVDEQHLIGVIAIQTQHLAPAHAGILLEAVEALLDSRDAIGMLGILVLLLFSSFAFRMLEDAMAIIFHQPDNPSRRSFWVSAILPYAFMLVLGFGLMGLTLLVSMATALNTLVSAIFGNGLPLAGVSMAMLNTLSFVGMFFMFSAIYKILPVVRISVRRALVGGFVAALLWEGVRLLLVVYFANISFVNVVYGSLATLIVVLLSLEVGAIILLLGAQVIAELERSARAGVPWHVNPRQAVITRVD, encoded by the coding sequence ATGCAACCAATACGAGAGTGGCGATTGATCAGAACGCGGCATCTGGCCCGTTTCGTCTGGCGGGTACTGGGCGCTTTTCTACGTAACCGGGGGATTCTTCTGGCGGGCGGTGTCGGCTACAACGTGATGCTCTCCATCGTGCCGCTGCTGGCGCTGCTTAGTGTGCTGTTGACCCATGTGGTCGACGAGCAGCACCTGATCGGGGTGATCGCGATCCAGACGCAACATCTCGCCCCGGCCCATGCCGGTATCCTGCTCGAAGCGGTGGAAGCGCTGCTCGACTCTCGCGATGCCATCGGGATGCTGGGGATACTGGTGCTGCTGCTGTTCAGCTCGTTCGCCTTTCGCATGCTGGAAGATGCCATGGCGATCATCTTTCATCAGCCCGACAACCCGAGCCGCCGCAGCTTCTGGGTCTCGGCCATACTGCCCTATGCCTTCATGCTGGTGTTGGGCTTCGGCTTGATGGGCCTGACCCTGCTGGTCTCCATGGCGACGGCGCTTAACACGCTCGTCTCGGCGATCTTCGGCAACGGCCTGCCCCTGGCCGGGGTCTCCATGGCGATGCTCAATACGCTGAGTTTCGTCGGTATGTTCTTCATGTTCAGCGCGATCTACAAGATTCTGCCGGTAGTGCGCATCTCGGTGCGTCGCGCGCTGGTCGGCGGCTTCGTGGCGGCACTGCTGTGGGAGGGAGTACGCCTGCTGCTGGTGGTCTATTTCGCCAACATCTCCTTCGTCAACGTGGTCTACGGCTCGCTCGCCACCCTGATCGTGGTACTGCTTAGCCTCGAGGTGGGGGCGATCATACTGCTGCTCGGTGCCCAGGTGATCGCCGAACTCGAGCGCAGCGCCAGGGCCGGCGTGCCCTGGCATGTCAACCCGCGCCAGGCGGTGATCACCCGTGTGGACTAG
- a CDS encoding serine hydrolase, whose amino-acid sequence MKCCFFAPVLMLALTWLPPVTVVAATPGQAAPASLYEEAPVTWKSTLETRLAELEAGFPGEFGVYVQDLNTDESYSWRGDEWWYLASLIKVPVAIEVFARIERGELALDDSLVLRQSDYVDGAGQTNWQAPGTPLLVEFLLEQMLTVSDNTASDMLIHHVGLEAINRRARSLISSSEEQAHERLGEITTLVDVRRHLYGAMHPRAFELSGRDFIALRQAGNMAQRIEAFRIRLGVSRDALQMADMDQAFDAYEATGLNGGQLSAFGEMLASLSKGRALSPASTAELLSIMRRTRSGERRLKLGLPGELSFAHKTGTQHRRICDAGILTQDIAPMGLSPPALQEPPPRVVIVTCTRGPLSGGRAEQALAEIGAAVRSSGVTGRP is encoded by the coding sequence ATGAAATGCTGTTTCTTCGCTCCCGTGCTCATGTTGGCACTGACCTGGCTGCCTCCTGTGACGGTCGTGGCGGCCACGCCTGGCCAAGCAGCACCGGCGAGCCTCTACGAGGAGGCTCCTGTCACCTGGAAAAGTACGCTGGAGACACGCCTGGCCGAGCTGGAGGCCGGCTTTCCCGGGGAGTTCGGCGTCTATGTGCAGGATCTCAATACCGACGAGAGCTACTCCTGGCGCGGGGATGAGTGGTGGTATCTGGCCTCGTTGATCAAGGTGCCGGTGGCCATCGAGGTGTTCGCCCGCATCGAGCGTGGTGAGCTGGCGCTCGATGATTCTCTGGTGCTCCGGCAAAGCGATTACGTGGATGGGGCCGGTCAGACCAACTGGCAGGCTCCCGGTACGCCGCTGCTGGTCGAGTTCCTTCTTGAGCAGATGCTCACCGTCAGCGACAACACCGCCTCGGATATGCTGATACACCATGTCGGGCTCGAGGCGATCAATCGCCGTGCTCGGTCGTTGATATCGTCATCGGAGGAGCAAGCGCATGAGCGCTTGGGCGAGATCACTACTCTGGTGGATGTAAGACGTCATCTGTATGGCGCCATGCACCCTCGCGCCTTCGAGCTCAGCGGGCGGGATTTCATTGCACTGCGCCAGGCCGGCAACATGGCGCAGCGTATCGAAGCGTTTCGCATCCGCCTAGGGGTGAGCCGTGATGCGCTGCAGATGGCGGACATGGATCAGGCCTTCGATGCCTATGAGGCCACTGGGCTCAATGGCGGTCAGTTGAGCGCCTTCGGCGAAATGCTCGCTTCGCTCAGCAAGGGGCGGGCACTATCACCCGCAAGCACGGCGGAGCTGCTCTCGATCATGCGACGTACGCGCTCTGGCGAGCGCCGCCTGAAGCTGGGGCTGCCAGGCGAGCTGAGCTTCGCCCATAAGACCGGGACCCAGCATCGCCGCATCTGCGATGCGGGTATCCTGACCCAGGATATCGCGCCGATGGGTCTCTCGCCCCCTGCTTTGCAGGAGCCGCCGCCGCGAGTGGTCATTGTCACCTGCACCCGTGGTCCGCTGTCGGGGGGACGCGCCGAGCAGGCGCTGGCCGAGATCGGCGCAGCGGTGAGGAGCTCCGGGGTGACGGGGCGGCCTTAG
- a CDS encoding exopolysaccharide biosynthesis protein has protein sequence MTSNDAPTDSPKNFEALLDLLEEMSAERDEVSIDNIVEAVGRRSFGPLLLVAGLLTLAPVISGIPGLPTLAAAIILLVSVQLLMARDHFWLPKLMLNRSIASDKFTKALGWMRKPARGIDYLLKNRLVWMLSHKGVRIVAIFCVLIALAMPPMELVPFSANAAGLALALFGLGLMAKDGLLVMVAMLVTLSTLVLVFNQLV, from the coding sequence ATGACTTCAAACGATGCGCCAACCGATTCGCCCAAGAACTTCGAGGCGCTGCTCGACCTGCTCGAGGAGATGAGTGCCGAGCGCGACGAGGTGAGCATCGACAATATCGTCGAGGCGGTGGGGCGTCGCTCATTCGGCCCGCTGCTGCTGGTGGCGGGCCTGCTCACCCTGGCGCCGGTGATCAGCGGCATACCCGGCCTGCCGACGTTGGCGGCCGCCATCATCCTGCTGGTATCGGTACAACTGCTGATGGCGCGCGATCACTTCTGGCTTCCCAAGCTGATGCTGAATCGCTCGATTGCCAGTGACAAGTTCACAAAGGCCCTGGGCTGGATGCGCAAGCCGGCACGCGGCATCGACTATCTGCTCAAGAATCGCCTGGTCTGGATGCTCAGCCACAAGGGGGTGCGGATCGTCGCCATCTTCTGCGTATTGATCGCCCTGGCCATGCCACCCATGGAGCTGGTGCCCTTCAGCGCCAACGCCGCTGGCCTGGCGCTGGCGCTCTTCGGGCTGGGGCTGATGGCCAAGGATGGGCTGCTGGTGATGGTCGCCATGCTGGTCACGCTGAGCACGCTGGTCCTGGTGTTCAACCAGCTGGTCTGA
- a CDS encoding ABC transporter permease, with protein sequence MNYRPVLAIYGAEMARIRRTLLQSVVSPVISTSLYFVVFGAAIGSRISEIEGVSYGAFIVPGLIMLMLLTQSVSNASFGIFFPKFSGSIYELLSAPISYFEIVLGYVGAAATKSVLLGLIILATAGFFVPLEVAHPVWMLLFLVLTAITFSLLGFIIGIWADGFEKLQLVPLLIITPLTFLGGSFYSIDMLPPFWQALTLFNPVLYLVSGFRWSFYGISDVSVIASLGMILLFLAICLAAVGFIFKTGYRLKP encoded by the coding sequence ATGAATTACCGTCCGGTTCTCGCCATTTATGGTGCCGAGATGGCGCGTATCAGGCGAACCCTGCTGCAGAGCGTCGTGTCGCCGGTCATCTCGACCTCGCTCTATTTCGTGGTGTTTGGCGCCGCCATTGGCTCGCGCATCAGCGAGATTGAGGGGGTCAGTTACGGAGCCTTCATCGTGCCCGGACTGATCATGCTGATGCTGCTGACGCAAAGCGTCTCGAATGCCTCCTTCGGCATCTTCTTTCCCAAGTTCTCGGGATCGATCTACGAATTGCTCTCGGCGCCGATCTCCTATTTCGAGATCGTGCTGGGCTATGTTGGGGCGGCGGCGACCAAATCCGTGCTGCTCGGCTTGATCATTCTGGCTACGGCGGGCTTCTTCGTACCGCTGGAGGTGGCGCATCCGGTGTGGATGCTGTTGTTTCTGGTGCTCACCGCCATCACCTTCAGCCTGCTGGGGTTCATCATCGGCATCTGGGCCGACGGCTTCGAAAAGCTGCAACTGGTACCGCTACTGATCATCACCCCATTGACCTTCCTCGGCGGCAGCTTCTATTCGATCGACATGCTGCCACCGTTTTGGCAGGCGTTGACGCTATTCAATCCGGTGCTCTATCTGGTCAGCGGATTTCGCTGGAGCTTCTATGGCATCAGCGATGTCAGCGTGATCGCGAGTCTTGGCATGATTCTGCTGTTTCTGGCGATCTGCCTGGCGGCGGTTGGATTTATCTTCAAGACTGGCTACCGCCTCAAACCTTGA
- a CDS encoding peptidylprolyl isomerase yields the protein MAKATARHILVDSEAKCGTLKQEIENGKDFAEVAKEHSSCPSGRRGGDLGSFGPGQMVREFDEVVFSGELNKVHGPVKTQFGYHLLEITSRS from the coding sequence ATGGCCAAGGCAACCGCGCGTCACATTCTGGTCGACAGTGAAGCCAAGTGTGGAACCCTCAAGCAAGAGATCGAGAACGGCAAGGACTTCGCCGAGGTGGCCAAGGAGCACTCCAGCTGCCCATCCGGCCGTCGCGGCGGGGATCTCGGCAGTTTCGGACCGGGTCAGATGGTTCGCGAATTCGATGAAGTGGTGTTCAGCGGTGAGCTGAACAAGGTACATGGACCGGTCAAGACCCAGTTCGGCTACCATCTACTCGAAATCACCAGCCGCTCGTAA
- a CDS encoding serine hydrolase: MRLPLMMLPCLSLVALLSLSAPGHAGDEPAETLSASATLDRSVLDAAAERAGTLERLHALVIAHDGEVVLEHHQGGAGVSQPANIKSLSKTVLAALVGIAIEQGIFKGDDQPITEPLGPLVPTRADPRVETITVGNLLSMQAGLERTSGSFYGAWVASPNWVDYVLTRPFIDEPGGEMLYSTGSSHLLSAALTQASGEDTLTLARRWLGEPLNITIPAWPRDSQGIYFGGNDMLLSPLALVRIGELYRNDGVLDGQRILPDGWVESSWQPRGRSSWTQEEYGYGWFSIELGGERVHYGRGFGGQALYVIPERGLTIAMTADPTPPSSGSYQRRLHQLVEELLLAMH; encoded by the coding sequence ATGCGCTTGCCTTTGATGATGTTGCCCTGCCTGAGCCTCGTGGCACTGCTGAGCTTGAGCGCCCCGGGTCATGCCGGCGATGAGCCTGCTGAGACGCTGTCGGCTAGCGCGACGCTGGACCGTTCGGTGCTGGACGCAGCCGCCGAGCGTGCCGGTACGCTTGAGCGACTTCACGCCCTGGTCATCGCTCATGATGGAGAAGTGGTGCTGGAACATCACCAGGGTGGCGCTGGCGTCTCCCAGCCGGCCAATATCAAGTCGCTCTCCAAGACGGTACTCGCGGCGCTGGTCGGCATTGCCATCGAACAGGGTATATTCAAGGGCGACGACCAGCCCATCACCGAGCCGCTCGGCCCGCTGGTGCCGACGCGTGCCGACCCCCGAGTAGAGACGATCACCGTGGGCAACCTGCTCTCGATGCAAGCCGGTCTCGAGCGCACCTCAGGAAGCTTCTACGGTGCCTGGGTCGCCAGTCCCAATTGGGTCGACTATGTCCTGACCCGTCCCTTCATCGATGAGCCCGGCGGTGAAATGCTCTACTCGACCGGCAGCAGCCATCTGCTCTCGGCGGCGCTGACCCAGGCGAGTGGCGAGGATACGCTCACGCTGGCACGCCGATGGCTTGGCGAGCCACTGAATATCACCATTCCCGCCTGGCCTCGCGATTCTCAAGGGATCTACTTTGGCGGCAATGACATGCTGCTCTCACCATTGGCCCTGGTACGGATCGGCGAGCTGTATCGCAACGATGGCGTACTGGATGGTCAGCGCATCCTGCCCGACGGGTGGGTGGAGAGCTCCTGGCAGCCCCGTGGCAGATCAAGCTGGACCCAGGAGGAGTACGGCTATGGCTGGTTCAGCATCGAGCTTGGCGGCGAACGAGTCCATTACGGGCGTGGCTTTGGCGGACAGGCACTCTATGTGATACCCGAGCGCGGACTGACCATTGCCATGACCGCCGACCCGACGCCTCCCTCATCGGGGAGCTATCAGCGCCGCCTGCACCAACTGGTGGAGGAGTTGCTTCTGGCGATGCACTGA
- a CDS encoding TerB family tellurite resistance protein yields the protein MLDSIQQFFQRALSEPDTRQDRPLTLELASAALLCEVMRADYQTSDAELATLREMLVRRYHLTDEAVEELMSLAQQEVEEAVDHYQFVSLIKEHYGYDSRYELVQLMWQLAYADGELDPLEEHRIRRLSDLLHVGHSDFIRAKLEVQSRLERQ from the coding sequence ATGCTTGATTCGATTCAGCAATTCTTTCAGCGCGCCCTGTCCGAACCCGATACCCGCCAAGATCGCCCCTTGACGCTGGAGTTGGCCAGCGCCGCGCTGCTTTGCGAGGTGATGCGGGCCGACTACCAGACCAGCGACGCCGAGCTCGCTACCCTGCGCGAGATGCTGGTTCGCCGTTATCACCTGACCGACGAGGCGGTCGAGGAGTTGATGAGCCTGGCGCAACAGGAAGTGGAGGAGGCGGTGGACCATTACCAGTTCGTCAGCCTGATCAAGGAGCACTACGGCTACGACTCCCGCTATGAACTGGTGCAACTGATGTGGCAGCTCGCCTATGCCGATGGCGAGCTCGACCCTCTGGAGGAGCACCGCATCCGGCGTCTGTCGGACCTGCTGCATGTCGGCCACAGCGACTTCATTCGCGCCAAGCTGGAAGTACAGTCGCGGCTGGAGAGGCAATGA
- a CDS encoding ATP-binding protein: protein MDTVKLTRKFPATLWHNLAFGLGVVLMIGMGVQGLRIQKALLDANARVNSGLELITVIQELLTSTQAIETGERGYVITGQANYLTPYHQARTRLADERARLGMLLDDRPEINSGWLASLDRLIERRQAIASANIAVRESDGLEAASLRVLAAGGRQTTDQLRDLLEEFMSTERERLAADIQRAEQQAERAQWLDILGALLIAVLFVAAFISINRNLHLRHSLMRDAEHREARLAALLQAVPDELYRIDPPYSVTRLDVEATPPSVSEAFGQELLARLAATEDRTVLHTFLWHDGGSEFEVRILPTSDGEYLAISRDVTDRLRSRRRLRDQQAFLRSVVDADENLIFARDIQGRFLLCNQAFAHFLGMEPEQLEGLRPAELTRGNLLLPLLAGDSGLLAGRAELRVPEVEVQDVTGQVRGLQLLKRTLTLSDSSRYLLAVAVDITERRQMERMKAEFIATVSHELRTPLTAIRGALDVLSSGMEGQLPEPSQPLVEIAHKNSERLVRLINDILDIEKLESGHLTFHTRLLALQPLVRQALLDNAPYAEEFGISLHLDGELADGIVEIDPDRFAQVMSNLLSNACKHSPRGGRVSVGIRRTSRAEADTASPWLEIRLTDRGHGIPETFQSKVFDRFAQADSSDRRRTGGTGLGLAITRSLVVEQGGEIGFTSTPGKGTCFQVRLPCVADIASPSAEEGS, encoded by the coding sequence ATGGATACGGTCAAGCTAACACGGAAGTTTCCCGCCACCCTCTGGCACAATCTGGCCTTCGGCCTTGGAGTGGTGCTGATGATCGGCATGGGGGTGCAGGGGTTGCGCATTCAGAAGGCGCTGCTGGATGCCAACGCCAGGGTCAATTCAGGACTCGAGTTGATCACCGTCATCCAGGAGTTACTCACCTCGACCCAGGCGATCGAGACTGGAGAGCGGGGTTATGTGATCACCGGCCAGGCGAACTATCTCACACCCTATCACCAGGCCAGGACCCGGCTTGCCGATGAGCGCGCCAGGCTAGGTATGCTGCTCGATGACCGTCCCGAGATCAACTCCGGCTGGCTTGCCAGCCTCGATCGTCTGATCGAACGGCGCCAGGCGATTGCCTCGGCCAACATTGCGGTGCGCGAGTCGGACGGGCTCGAAGCCGCCTCTCTGAGGGTGCTGGCAGCCGGCGGGCGTCAGACTACCGATCAGCTGCGCGACCTGCTAGAGGAGTTCATGTCGACCGAGCGTGAACGCCTCGCGGCTGACATTCAGCGTGCCGAGCAGCAAGCCGAGCGTGCGCAGTGGCTGGATATCCTCGGTGCGCTGCTGATCGCCGTGCTCTTCGTTGCGGCCTTCATTTCGATAAACCGTAATCTGCATCTTCGCCACTCGTTGATGCGCGATGCAGAACATCGCGAGGCACGACTCGCCGCACTATTGCAGGCGGTACCCGATGAGTTGTATCGCATCGACCCGCCCTATAGCGTGACAAGACTGGATGTTGAAGCGACTCCGCCGTCGGTTTCCGAAGCCTTTGGGCAGGAGCTGCTGGCACGGCTTGCCGCAACGGAGGACCGCACGGTATTGCATACCTTCCTGTGGCATGACGGGGGCAGTGAATTCGAGGTGCGCATCCTGCCCACCAGTGACGGTGAATATCTGGCCATTTCCCGAGATGTGACCGACCGGCTGCGTAGCCGCCGCCGTCTGCGCGACCAGCAGGCCTTTCTGCGCAGCGTAGTCGATGCCGACGAGAACCTGATATTTGCCCGCGATATCCAGGGTCGCTTCCTGCTCTGCAACCAGGCCTTTGCCCATTTTCTGGGCATGGAGCCGGAGCAGTTGGAGGGGCTGCGTCCGGCGGAGTTGACGCGTGGCAATCTGCTTTTGCCGCTGCTTGCCGGTGATAGTGGGTTGCTGGCCGGGCGTGCCGAGCTGCGCGTGCCCGAGGTGGAGGTGCAAGACGTCACCGGTCAGGTGCGCGGGCTGCAGTTGCTCAAGCGCACGCTGACGCTCTCCGATTCCAGCCGCTATCTGCTCGCCGTGGCGGTGGACATCACCGAGCGGCGCCAGATGGAGCGCATGAAGGCCGAGTTCATCGCCACCGTCAGTCATGAGCTGCGCACTCCTCTTACTGCCATTCGTGGGGCATTGGACGTGCTCAGCAGTGGCATGGAGGGGCAGTTGCCTGAGCCGAGCCAGCCGCTGGTCGAGATTGCCCACAAGAACAGCGAACGTCTGGTGCGCTTGATCAACGATATCCTCGATATCGAAAAGCTCGAGTCGGGCCACCTGACCTTCCATACCCGACTGCTGGCACTGCAGCCGTTGGTCAGGCAAGCGTTACTGGATAATGCTCCCTACGCCGAGGAGTTCGGCATATCGCTACATCTAGATGGCGAACTTGCCGATGGCATCGTCGAGATCGATCCGGACCGCTTCGCCCAGGTCATGTCCAACCTGCTCTCCAATGCCTGCAAGCACTCTCCACGGGGTGGGCGGGTCTCGGTCGGCATCCGCCGCACTTCCAGGGCGGAGGCTGATACCGCCAGCCCATGGCTCGAGATTCGCCTTACCGATAGGGGGCACGGAATTCCCGAGACGTTCCAGTCCAAAGTCTTCGACCGCTTTGCCCAGGCCGACTCCTCCGATAGGCGGCGTACCGGCGGCACCGGTCTTGGACTCGCAATCACCCGCTCGCTGGTCGTCGAGCAGGGGGGCGAGATCGGTTTTACATCGACGCCGGGCAAGGGGACTTGCTTCCAGGTGCGCCTGCCTTGCGTCGCCGACATTGCTTCACCCAGTGCAGAGGAGGGTTCATGA